A window of Deltaproteobacteria bacterium contains these coding sequences:
- a CDS encoding ABC transporter ATP-binding protein, translating into MNDAVVLEHVEKHFKKYALKRNYSSFKERLVHFNWFEKNPNREYLEVLEDINLSIKKGSTFGLVGSNGSGKSTILKLIAGIYKPDRGKVLVNGRVSTLIEVGAGFHPEFTGRENIFINGIILGLPKKEIKKRFDQIVSFAELEDFIDAPVRTYSTGMYMRLGFSVAVNVDPDILLIDEVLAVGDESFQKKCIDKITDFRNRGKTMIIVSHSMGMIQQLCDDAVWVHSRGIFKGRTVDETVHAYQSDRKT; encoded by the coding sequence ATGAACGATGCGGTTGTATTGGAGCATGTAGAAAAGCATTTCAAAAAGTATGCCTTAAAAAGAAATTACTCGAGTTTCAAGGAGCGTCTTGTACATTTTAACTGGTTTGAGAAAAACCCGAACAGAGAATATCTTGAGGTCCTTGAGGATATAAATCTATCTATAAAAAAGGGGTCAACATTTGGTCTGGTCGGCAGTAATGGCTCCGGTAAGAGTACAATTCTTAAACTTATAGCAGGGATATACAAACCGGATAGGGGTAAAGTGCTGGTAAACGGCAGGGTTTCCACCCTGATAGAGGTTGGTGCAGGCTTCCATCCAGAGTTTACTGGAAGGGAAAACATCTTTATAAACGGCATTATACTCGGTCTTCCAAAAAAAGAGATTAAAAAAAGATTTGATCAGATCGTTTCATTCGCAGAGCTCGAGGATTTTATAGACGCACCTGTCAGAACATACTCAACAGGCATGTATATGCGATTGGGATTTTCAGTAGCTGTAAATGTGGATCCCGATATACTCTTAATAGACGAGGTACTGGCTGTAGGTGACGAGTCATTCCAGAAAAAATGTATTGATAAGATCACGGATTTTCGTAATAGAGGCAAAACAATGATCATAGTCTCACACAGTATGGGTATGATTCAACAACTGTGTGATGACGCGGTATGGGTGCACAGCAGAGGCATATTCAAAGGCAGAACGGTTGATGAAACGGTACACGCATACCAGTCCGACCGGAAAACATAA
- a CDS encoding class II aldolase/adducin family protein yields the protein MGKYDKYKNDVLKYSQLIFKKGYNIGTGGNVSMLIEGEKLIAITPSSREYMSLNPDDICVVDFDSSLVEGQYRHSIETNAHLSVYKNRPDVNAVIHTHQTFASVFALIDEPIPALFDEVVMNIGDRIDIIPYGMSGSQELVDNIKAKLKNRCNCYILQNHGALSLGTTIEKAFRNAELLEKVTHVYHYAIATGRKLSTLPGQISDLLFQLLKSEQDNEIERKKAVLNGN from the coding sequence ATGGGTAAATATGATAAATACAAAAACGATGTGTTGAAATACAGCCAACTTATCTTTAAAAAAGGCTATAATATTGGTACTGGTGGTAATGTCTCTATGTTGATAGAGGGGGAAAAACTTATTGCAATAACGCCGTCAAGCAGAGAATATATGAGTCTTAATCCGGATGATATATGTGTTGTGGATTTCGATTCATCCCTTGTCGAGGGGCAGTATAGACATTCTATTGAAACGAATGCCCATTTATCGGTTTATAAAAACAGGCCAGACGTGAATGCCGTTATTCATACGCATCAAACCTTCGCAAGTGTATTTGCGTTAATTGATGAACCAATACCTGCGTTGTTTGATGAGGTTGTGATGAATATTGGAGATCGCATTGATATAATTCCATACGGGATGTCGGGCAGTCAGGAGCTTGTTGATAATATCAAAGCGAAACTAAAAAACAGGTGTAATTGTTATATCCTGCAAAACCATGGTGCACTTAGCCTTGGGACAACCATAGAAAAGGCATTTAGGAATGCAGAACTCCTCGAGAAGGTAACCCATGTTTACCATTATGCCATTGCAACAGGTAGAAAGCTCTCCACATTACCCGGGCAGATATCAGATTTATTATTTCAATTGCTTAAATCGGAGCAGGATAATGAGATTGAAAGGAAAAAGGCTGTTTTAAATGGCAATTGA
- a CDS encoding penicillin acylase family protein translates to MYCAKKDLYKNVKLILLVLSIAGLLLVNNCSKGVSSATTGLNGGGVSIGPNDPFTALTVNQTINVAPGDLQYPVEIIRDTYGIPHIYGRTMTDVAFAQGYAEASDRLFEMDMFRHIADGTLTEYFGEQALNEDIHSRMMGYYTIAQIVYAQTPRDLKGILQSFCNGINFYLSQLAQQVQANPNANVLPAEYSSALLGITISDIKPFTPQDIIAFGKFESYSLTEENEGTKIHATHYLNAAVTTFTSTSSDQGESHFSGIAYDFARSEPAAKAPAVPLPNPFSYATSTTFSYLSYNTLNTMSTSGIQNNAAFQPLQVNQNALQGAESFYESLQNGPFGFLYKHRSAGQIGSNNWVISPGLTKDGYAILANDTHLPLYNPPIFYEVHVNTEAMGNGNINTIGVVFPMAPGVIIGHNDYIAWGDTVFPSDVIDVYQETVKTGNPDSVVYNGISYPIQTVAVTFNFGGPLNGGKVTTGTYDMYYVTIPGHGTMPIYTGSYAPGSTSAIAFTWTGMMMQSNEIQAFYDIDQAQNLAQFITAQSYFKVGGQNFVYADIYGNIYLTDQSAIPIRGPYTFSYTTNALPSGLQFSDFTYPPYIMLPGTDSNFYWIGSMVPTSAVPFTENPAQGYIATANEDPAGVTYNNEPLDNPYYLGGFFDPGFRAQEIDKDIEAGKPVIDLAYVQNTIQADHTDTYALRILPFLQKAYSDMASTPTVTSNPQIATAMNYLSEWTTGTHPYDTPTGLSQSATTQDINNSIATSIFEAFVQRLFYNIFYDKMRAIGQDRAVNDDIIINTLLTMLEHPTQCATYSPSERQSTLFDALTASGTGFTFTVGNPDQIMIKSLLEGITDLSISPNSGNSTPTSFGTTDMSQWEWGKLHTLTFSDLLNLAAHNLYQNLNLPNNGKGYPRPGSMFSVDPGTFGFEMGNNQSTNFYTNYTYGSGPAIRFSVEMKPGDIIGYNVLPGGESGMGPDPNNPPKHYGDQVNLWINNQVHPQWFYPKDIIANAESRVIFEP, encoded by the coding sequence ATGTATTGTGCAAAAAAGGATTTATACAAAAATGTAAAGCTAATTCTATTGGTTCTCTCGATTGCCGGATTATTGCTTGTAAATAATTGCTCAAAGGGTGTAAGCAGCGCTACAACAGGTCTTAACGGTGGAGGTGTATCGATAGGGCCTAACGACCCATTTACAGCACTAACAGTAAATCAAACCATTAATGTGGCACCGGGTGATTTACAATACCCTGTTGAGATTATAAGGGATACTTATGGCATACCGCACATATACGGCAGAACCATGACTGATGTCGCGTTTGCCCAGGGCTATGCAGAGGCATCGGACAGGCTGTTTGAGATGGACATGTTCAGACATATAGCGGACGGTACGTTAACGGAATATTTTGGCGAGCAAGCATTAAACGAGGACATACATTCGAGAATGATGGGCTATTATACAATCGCACAGATTGTTTATGCCCAGACACCTCGGGATCTGAAGGGTATACTTCAATCATTTTGCAATGGAATAAATTTCTACCTGAGCCAGCTTGCTCAACAAGTTCAGGCAAATCCAAATGCAAATGTCCTGCCTGCAGAATATTCAAGTGCGCTTCTGGGTATAACCATTTCCGACATAAAGCCGTTCACCCCGCAGGATATCATAGCATTTGGTAAGTTTGAGTCCTACAGTCTTACGGAGGAAAATGAGGGCACAAAGATCCATGCAACGCATTACTTAAACGCTGCTGTTACTACATTCACATCCACTTCATCCGATCAAGGCGAGAGCCATTTTTCAGGCATTGCATACGATTTTGCCCGTTCAGAGCCCGCTGCAAAGGCACCCGCAGTGCCGTTGCCAAATCCGTTTTCATATGCAACCTCTACGACATTCTCTTATTTGTCGTATAACACACTCAATACGATGTCTACATCGGGTATACAAAACAACGCGGCTTTCCAGCCTTTGCAGGTAAACCAGAATGCTTTACAGGGTGCAGAGTCGTTTTATGAATCATTACAAAACGGTCCTTTTGGCTTTTTATACAAGCACCGCAGCGCAGGTCAGATCGGCAGTAACAACTGGGTAATCAGTCCGGGTCTGACAAAGGATGGCTATGCAATTCTTGCAAATGACACGCACCTGCCGCTTTATAATCCGCCGATCTTTTACGAAGTCCATGTCAATACAGAGGCCATGGGTAATGGGAACATCAATACCATTGGCGTTGTATTCCCTATGGCACCGGGTGTAATAATAGGACACAATGACTATATCGCATGGGGTGATACAGTATTTCCGTCCGATGTTATAGATGTTTATCAGGAAACTGTTAAAACGGGCAATCCTGATTCGGTCGTGTATAACGGCATCTCCTATCCAATACAAACCGTGGCTGTAACATTCAATTTTGGGGGCCCGTTAAATGGCGGAAAAGTAACAACAGGCACATATGATATGTATTATGTTACGATACCGGGACACGGCACAATGCCAATATATACGGGCAGCTACGCACCTGGATCAACATCAGCCATTGCATTTACATGGACAGGCATGATGATGCAGTCAAACGAGATTCAGGCATTCTATGATATTGACCAGGCGCAAAACCTTGCCCAGTTTATAACAGCTCAAAGCTATTTTAAGGTAGGCGGGCAGAACTTTGTTTATGCCGATATATACGGCAATATATACTTGACGGATCAGAGTGCAATCCCGATAAGGGGCCCGTATACATTCAGCTATACAACAAACGCCCTGCCGAGCGGATTACAGTTCAGTGATTTCACTTATCCGCCTTACATTATGCTGCCAGGCACGGATTCTAATTTTTACTGGATAGGCAGCATGGTACCGACATCAGCAGTACCGTTCACGGAAAACCCCGCACAGGGCTATATTGCAACGGCAAATGAAGATCCTGCCGGCGTTACTTACAATAACGAACCGCTTGATAATCCATATTATCTTGGAGGGTTCTTTGATCCCGGGTTCAGGGCACAGGAGATAGATAAAGATATAGAAGCAGGTAAGCCGGTCATAGATCTTGCTTATGTACAGAATACTATACAGGCTGATCATACGGATACTTATGCATTACGGATACTGCCGTTCTTGCAAAAGGCATATAGTGATATGGCAAGCACACCTACCGTTACATCGAATCCGCAAATAGCAACCGCAATGAATTATCTTAGCGAATGGACAACCGGTACACACCCGTATGACACACCCACAGGATTATCCCAGTCGGCAACAACGCAGGACATAAACAACAGCATTGCGACGTCCATATTTGAAGCATTCGTGCAAAGGCTGTTTTACAATATCTTTTATGACAAGATGCGGGCAATAGGGCAGGACAGGGCAGTTAACGACGATATCATCATCAACACATTATTGACAATGCTTGAGCATCCAACGCAGTGTGCAACGTACTCGCCATCGGAAAGGCAGAGTACACTGTTTGATGCACTTACAGCGTCGGGCACAGGTTTTACATTTACTGTAGGAAACCCCGATCAGATCATGATAAAAAGCCTTTTGGAGGGTATAACCGATCTTTCTATTTCACCCAACTCTGGAAATAGCACACCAACGAGCTTTGGAACGACTGACATGTCTCAATGGGAGTGGGGCAAGCTGCACACTCTGACCTTCTCTGATCTTCTTAACCTTGCGGCACACAATCTATACCAGAACTTAAACCTTCCAAATAACGGGAAAGGCTATCCAAGACCAGGTAGCATGTTCTCTGTTGATCCCGGGACGTTCGGGTTTGAGATGGGCAATAACCAATCAACAAATTTTTACACAAATTATACGTATGGCAGCGGACCAGCGATCAGGTTCTCCGTTGAGATGAAGCCAGGCGATATTATCGGATATAATGTCCTTCCTGGCGGAGAATCGGGCATGGGACCTGATCCTAATAATCCGCCAAAGCATTACGGGGATCAGGTAAATCTGTGGATAAACAATCAGGTGCACCCCCAGTGGTTTTACCCGAAGGACATAATTGCGAATGCAGAATCAAGGGTGATCTTTGAACCATAA
- a CDS encoding tetratricopeptide repeat protein yields MAVFFASPVNASHKAIRHDTIKQANALFDNYDKDITNLQKSIDMYNRITKESSSSHVLYTAYYKTAMTYLIMGDFANLTHTDAIKDYEKGAAAAKKAIAINPNGSEGYFWYAGNIGKIARNKNFIEALDILPKFLLYLSKAYRLNPESTFVLEAYSELYYELPWAFGGSSSKSIEYAKKALKIDPNYTMPLTTMAKVYISQGKYNDAKKVLEEVLNSKNPSYRAGWVMTDKPYAQKLLYSITSKTQF; encoded by the coding sequence TTGGCCGTATTTTTTGCATCTCCTGTAAATGCCTCTCACAAGGCAATCAGACATGATACAATTAAACAGGCAAATGCACTATTTGATAATTATGATAAGGATATAACAAACTTGCAGAAATCAATTGATATGTATAATCGGATTACAAAGGAGAGCAGTTCATCCCATGTATTGTATACCGCCTATTATAAAACAGCTATGACATACCTTATAATGGGAGACTTCGCAAATCTGACACATACGGATGCAATAAAGGATTATGAAAAAGGGGCTGCTGCTGCAAAAAAGGCAATCGCAATCAACCCGAATGGTTCTGAGGGGTATTTCTGGTATGCCGGGAATATAGGTAAAATAGCACGCAATAAAAATTTTATAGAAGCACTTGATATACTGCCCAAGTTTTTGTTATACCTTAGCAAGGCATATAGATTAAACCCGGAATCGACTTTCGTTTTAGAGGCGTATTCTGAATTATATTATGAACTGCCATGGGCGTTTGGGGGAAGCAGTTCTAAATCAATTGAATATGCAAAAAAGGCTTTAAAAATAGACCCCAATTATACAATGCCTTTGACAACAATGGCAAAGGTTTATATAAGCCAGGGTAAATACAATGATGCAAAAAAGGTTCTTGAAGAGGTGTTGAATTCCAAAAACCCGTCGTATCGTGCAGGATGGGTTATGACAGATAAACCTTATGCACAAAAGCTTCTGTATTCTATAACCAGCAAAACGCAATTCTGA